The Athene noctua chromosome 3, bAthNoc1.hap1.1, whole genome shotgun sequence genome includes a region encoding these proteins:
- the LUC7L2 gene encoding putative RNA-binding protein Luc7-like 2 isoform X3 encodes MSAQAQMRAMLDQLMGTSRDGDTTRQRIKFSDDRVCKSHLLNCCPHDVLSGTRMDLGECLKVHDLALRADYEIASKDQDFFFELDAMDHLQSFIADCDRRTEVAKKRLAETQEEISAEVAAKAERVHELNEEIGKLLAKVEQLGADGNVEESQKVMDEVEKARVKKREAEEVYRNSMPASSFQQQKLRVCEVCSAYLGLHDNDRRLADHFGGKLHLGFIEIREKLEELRRIVADKQEKRNQERLKRREEREREEREKLRRSRSHSKHTKRSRSRDRRRHRSRSASRERKRRTRSKSREKRHRHRSRSNSRSRSRSHHRSRHSSRERSRERSSKKRSSKERSSRDKERSRDRDRTSHKKRSYESANGRSEDPRSSEEREAGEI; translated from the exons GTGACACAACCCGTCAGCGAATCAAATTCAGTGATGACAGAGTTTGCAAGAGCCACCTTCTCAACTGCTGCCCTCATGATGTGCTCTCTGGAACT AGAATGGACCTTGGAGAATGCTTGAAGGTACATGACCTGGCATTAAGGGCAGACTATGAAATAGCATCCAAAGATCAAGACTTCTTCTTTGAGCTTGAT GCAATGGACCACCTGCAGTCATTTATTGCAGACTGTGACAGGAGAACAGAAGTGGCAAAGAAAAGACTAGCAGAAACCCAAGAAGAGATCAGTGCTGAAGTTGCAGCTAAA GCTGAAAGAGTTCATGAATTGAATGAAGAAATTGGGAAACTGCTGGCCAAAGTAGAACAGCTTGGAGCTGATGGGAATGTTGAAGAATCTCAAAAAGTAATGGATGAAGTGGAGAAGGCTCGGGtaaagaagagagaagcagaa GAAGTATACAGGAATTCTATGCCTGCCTCCAGCTTTCAACAGCAGAAGCTACGGGTTTGTGAAGTGTGCTCAGCTTATCTTGGTCTCCATGATAATGACCGACGACTTGCTGACCACTTTGGAGGAAAACTACATTTAGGATTTATTGAAATAAGAGAGAAGCTCGAGGAACTCAGG agGATTGTGGCTGATAAACAGGAGAAACGAAACCAGGAACGTCTGAAACGtagagaggagagggaaagagaagaaagggaaaaactAAGGAG gtCCAGATCCCACAGCAAGCATACCAAAAG ATCTAGGTCCCGAGATCGCCGCAGACATCGGTCTCGCTCAGCCTCCCGGGAACGAAAGAGAAGAACTCGCTCCAAATCCCGTGAGAAACGCCATCGTCACAGGTCTCGCTCTAACAGCCGCAGCCGGAGTCGCAGCCATCATAGAAGCAGGCATAGTTCCAGGGAGAGAAGCCGAGAACGCAGCTCCAAAAAGAG ATCCTCAAAAGAAAGATCTTCCAGAGACAAAGAACGTTCAAGAGATCGTGATAGAACATCGC ACAAGAAACGCTCTTATGAAAGTGCCAACGGCCGATCGGAAGACCCGAGGAGCTCAGAAGAGCGTGAAGCAGGGGAGATATAA
- the LUC7L2 gene encoding putative RNA-binding protein Luc7-like 2 isoform X1, with product MSAQAQMRAMLDQLMGTSRDGDTTRQRIKFSDDRVCKSHLLNCCPHDVLSGTRMDLGECLKVHDLALRADYEIASKDQDFFFELDAMDHLQSFIADCDRRTEVAKKRLAETQEEISAEVAAKAERVHELNEEIGKLLAKVEQLGADGNVEESQKVMDEVEKARVKKREAEEVYRNSMPASSFQQQKLRVCEVCSAYLGLHDNDRRLADHFGGKLHLGFIEIREKLEELRRIVADKQEKRNQERLKRREEREREEREKLRRSRSHSKHTKRSRSRDRRRHRSRSASRERKRRTRSKSREKRHRHRSRSNSRSRSRSHHRSRHSSRERSRERSSKKRSSKERSSRDKERSRDRDRTSRDKDRISRERSPRDFKDKKRSYESANGRSEDPRSSEEREAGEI from the exons GTGACACAACCCGTCAGCGAATCAAATTCAGTGATGACAGAGTTTGCAAGAGCCACCTTCTCAACTGCTGCCCTCATGATGTGCTCTCTGGAACT AGAATGGACCTTGGAGAATGCTTGAAGGTACATGACCTGGCATTAAGGGCAGACTATGAAATAGCATCCAAAGATCAAGACTTCTTCTTTGAGCTTGAT GCAATGGACCACCTGCAGTCATTTATTGCAGACTGTGACAGGAGAACAGAAGTGGCAAAGAAAAGACTAGCAGAAACCCAAGAAGAGATCAGTGCTGAAGTTGCAGCTAAA GCTGAAAGAGTTCATGAATTGAATGAAGAAATTGGGAAACTGCTGGCCAAAGTAGAACAGCTTGGAGCTGATGGGAATGTTGAAGAATCTCAAAAAGTAATGGATGAAGTGGAGAAGGCTCGGGtaaagaagagagaagcagaa GAAGTATACAGGAATTCTATGCCTGCCTCCAGCTTTCAACAGCAGAAGCTACGGGTTTGTGAAGTGTGCTCAGCTTATCTTGGTCTCCATGATAATGACCGACGACTTGCTGACCACTTTGGAGGAAAACTACATTTAGGATTTATTGAAATAAGAGAGAAGCTCGAGGAACTCAGG agGATTGTGGCTGATAAACAGGAGAAACGAAACCAGGAACGTCTGAAACGtagagaggagagggaaagagaagaaagggaaaaactAAGGAG gtCCAGATCCCACAGCAAGCATACCAAAAG ATCTAGGTCCCGAGATCGCCGCAGACATCGGTCTCGCTCAGCCTCCCGGGAACGAAAGAGAAGAACTCGCTCCAAATCCCGTGAGAAACGCCATCGTCACAGGTCTCGCTCTAACAGCCGCAGCCGGAGTCGCAGCCATCATAGAAGCAGGCATAGTTCCAGGGAGAGAAGCCGAGAACGCAGCTCCAAAAAGAG ATCCTCAAAAGAAAGATCTTCCAGAGACAAAGAACGTTCAAGAGATCGTGATAGAACATCGCGTGATAAAGATAGAATCTCAAGAGAGAGGTCACCACGAGATTTCAAAGACAAGAAACGCTCTTATGAAAGTGCCAACGGCCGATCGGAAGACCCGAGGAGCTCAGAAGAGCGTGAAGCAGGGGAGATATAA
- the LUC7L2 gene encoding putative RNA-binding protein Luc7-like 2 isoform X5, with protein MDLGECLKVHDLALRADYEIASKDQDFFFELDAMDHLQSFIADCDRRTEVAKKRLAETQEEISAEVAAKAERVHELNEEIGKLLAKVEQLGADGNVEESQKVMDEVEKARVKKREAEEVYRNSMPASSFQQQKLRVCEVCSAYLGLHDNDRRLADHFGGKLHLGFIEIREKLEELRRIVADKQEKRNQERLKRREEREREEREKLRRSRSHSKHTKRSRSRDRRRHRSRSASRERKRRTRSKSREKRHRHRSRSNSRSRSRSHHRSRHSSRERSRERSSKKRDKERSRDRDRTSRDKDRISRERSPRDFKDKKRSYESANGRSEDPRSSEEREAGEI; from the exons ATGGACCTTGGAGAATGCTTGAAGGTACATGACCTGGCATTAAGGGCAGACTATGAAATAGCATCCAAAGATCAAGACTTCTTCTTTGAGCTTGAT GCAATGGACCACCTGCAGTCATTTATTGCAGACTGTGACAGGAGAACAGAAGTGGCAAAGAAAAGACTAGCAGAAACCCAAGAAGAGATCAGTGCTGAAGTTGCAGCTAAA GCTGAAAGAGTTCATGAATTGAATGAAGAAATTGGGAAACTGCTGGCCAAAGTAGAACAGCTTGGAGCTGATGGGAATGTTGAAGAATCTCAAAAAGTAATGGATGAAGTGGAGAAGGCTCGGGtaaagaagagagaagcagaa GAAGTATACAGGAATTCTATGCCTGCCTCCAGCTTTCAACAGCAGAAGCTACGGGTTTGTGAAGTGTGCTCAGCTTATCTTGGTCTCCATGATAATGACCGACGACTTGCTGACCACTTTGGAGGAAAACTACATTTAGGATTTATTGAAATAAGAGAGAAGCTCGAGGAACTCAGG agGATTGTGGCTGATAAACAGGAGAAACGAAACCAGGAACGTCTGAAACGtagagaggagagggaaagagaagaaagggaaaaactAAGGAG gtCCAGATCCCACAGCAAGCATACCAAAAG ATCTAGGTCCCGAGATCGCCGCAGACATCGGTCTCGCTCAGCCTCCCGGGAACGAAAGAGAAGAACTCGCTCCAAATCCCGTGAGAAACGCCATCGTCACAGGTCTCGCTCTAACAGCCGCAGCCGGAGTCGCAGCCATCATAGAAGCAGGCATAGTTCCAGGGAGAGAAGCCGAGAACGCAGCTCCAAAAAGAG AGACAAAGAACGTTCAAGAGATCGTGATAGAACATCGCGTGATAAAGATAGAATCTCAAGAGAGAGGTCACCACGAGATTTCAAAGACAAGAAACGCTCTTATGAAAGTGCCAACGGCCGATCGGAAGACCCGAGGAGCTCAGAAGAGCGTGAAGCAGGGGAGATATAA
- the LUC7L2 gene encoding putative RNA-binding protein Luc7-like 2 isoform X4, protein MDLGECLKVHDLALRADYEIASKDQDFFFELDAMDHLQSFIADCDRRTEVAKKRLAETQEEISAEVAAKAERVHELNEEIGKLLAKVEQLGADGNVEESQKVMDEVEKARVKKREAEEVYRNSMPASSFQQQKLRVCEVCSAYLGLHDNDRRLADHFGGKLHLGFIEIREKLEELRRIVADKQEKRNQERLKRREEREREEREKLRRSRSHSKHTKRSRSRDRRRHRSRSASRERKRRTRSKSREKRHRHRSRSNSRSRSRSHHRSRHSSRERSRERSSKKRSSKERSSRDKERSRDRDRTSRDKDRISRERSPRDFKDKKRSYESANGRSEDPRSSEEREAGEI, encoded by the exons ATGGACCTTGGAGAATGCTTGAAGGTACATGACCTGGCATTAAGGGCAGACTATGAAATAGCATCCAAAGATCAAGACTTCTTCTTTGAGCTTGAT GCAATGGACCACCTGCAGTCATTTATTGCAGACTGTGACAGGAGAACAGAAGTGGCAAAGAAAAGACTAGCAGAAACCCAAGAAGAGATCAGTGCTGAAGTTGCAGCTAAA GCTGAAAGAGTTCATGAATTGAATGAAGAAATTGGGAAACTGCTGGCCAAAGTAGAACAGCTTGGAGCTGATGGGAATGTTGAAGAATCTCAAAAAGTAATGGATGAAGTGGAGAAGGCTCGGGtaaagaagagagaagcagaa GAAGTATACAGGAATTCTATGCCTGCCTCCAGCTTTCAACAGCAGAAGCTACGGGTTTGTGAAGTGTGCTCAGCTTATCTTGGTCTCCATGATAATGACCGACGACTTGCTGACCACTTTGGAGGAAAACTACATTTAGGATTTATTGAAATAAGAGAGAAGCTCGAGGAACTCAGG agGATTGTGGCTGATAAACAGGAGAAACGAAACCAGGAACGTCTGAAACGtagagaggagagggaaagagaagaaagggaaaaactAAGGAG gtCCAGATCCCACAGCAAGCATACCAAAAG ATCTAGGTCCCGAGATCGCCGCAGACATCGGTCTCGCTCAGCCTCCCGGGAACGAAAGAGAAGAACTCGCTCCAAATCCCGTGAGAAACGCCATCGTCACAGGTCTCGCTCTAACAGCCGCAGCCGGAGTCGCAGCCATCATAGAAGCAGGCATAGTTCCAGGGAGAGAAGCCGAGAACGCAGCTCCAAAAAGAG ATCCTCAAAAGAAAGATCTTCCAGAGACAAAGAACGTTCAAGAGATCGTGATAGAACATCGCGTGATAAAGATAGAATCTCAAGAGAGAGGTCACCACGAGATTTCAAAGACAAGAAACGCTCTTATGAAAGTGCCAACGGCCGATCGGAAGACCCGAGGAGCTCAGAAGAGCGTGAAGCAGGGGAGATATAA
- the LUC7L2 gene encoding putative RNA-binding protein Luc7-like 2 isoform X2 has protein sequence MSAQAQMRAMLDQLMGTSRDGDTTRQRIKFSDDRVCKSHLLNCCPHDVLSGTRMDLGECLKVHDLALRADYEIASKDQDFFFELDAMDHLQSFIADCDRRTEVAKKRLAETQEEISAEVAAKAERVHELNEEIGKLLAKVEQLGADGNVEESQKVMDEVEKARVKKREAEEVYRNSMPASSFQQQKLRVCEVCSAYLGLHDNDRRLADHFGGKLHLGFIEIREKLEELRRIVADKQEKRNQERLKRREEREREEREKLRRSRSHSKHTKRSRSRDRRRHRSRSASRERKRRTRSKSREKRHRHRSRSNSRSRSRSHHRSRHSSRERSRERSSKKRDKERSRDRDRTSRDKDRISRERSPRDFKDKKRSYESANGRSEDPRSSEEREAGEI, from the exons GTGACACAACCCGTCAGCGAATCAAATTCAGTGATGACAGAGTTTGCAAGAGCCACCTTCTCAACTGCTGCCCTCATGATGTGCTCTCTGGAACT AGAATGGACCTTGGAGAATGCTTGAAGGTACATGACCTGGCATTAAGGGCAGACTATGAAATAGCATCCAAAGATCAAGACTTCTTCTTTGAGCTTGAT GCAATGGACCACCTGCAGTCATTTATTGCAGACTGTGACAGGAGAACAGAAGTGGCAAAGAAAAGACTAGCAGAAACCCAAGAAGAGATCAGTGCTGAAGTTGCAGCTAAA GCTGAAAGAGTTCATGAATTGAATGAAGAAATTGGGAAACTGCTGGCCAAAGTAGAACAGCTTGGAGCTGATGGGAATGTTGAAGAATCTCAAAAAGTAATGGATGAAGTGGAGAAGGCTCGGGtaaagaagagagaagcagaa GAAGTATACAGGAATTCTATGCCTGCCTCCAGCTTTCAACAGCAGAAGCTACGGGTTTGTGAAGTGTGCTCAGCTTATCTTGGTCTCCATGATAATGACCGACGACTTGCTGACCACTTTGGAGGAAAACTACATTTAGGATTTATTGAAATAAGAGAGAAGCTCGAGGAACTCAGG agGATTGTGGCTGATAAACAGGAGAAACGAAACCAGGAACGTCTGAAACGtagagaggagagggaaagagaagaaagggaaaaactAAGGAG gtCCAGATCCCACAGCAAGCATACCAAAAG ATCTAGGTCCCGAGATCGCCGCAGACATCGGTCTCGCTCAGCCTCCCGGGAACGAAAGAGAAGAACTCGCTCCAAATCCCGTGAGAAACGCCATCGTCACAGGTCTCGCTCTAACAGCCGCAGCCGGAGTCGCAGCCATCATAGAAGCAGGCATAGTTCCAGGGAGAGAAGCCGAGAACGCAGCTCCAAAAAGAG AGACAAAGAACGTTCAAGAGATCGTGATAGAACATCGCGTGATAAAGATAGAATCTCAAGAGAGAGGTCACCACGAGATTTCAAAGACAAGAAACGCTCTTATGAAAGTGCCAACGGCCGATCGGAAGACCCGAGGAGCTCAGAAGAGCGTGAAGCAGGGGAGATATAA